In Limisalsivibrio acetivorans, one genomic interval encodes:
- the lexA gene encoding transcriptional repressor LexA has protein sequence MGEPTEKQKRFLDYIENFSDTYGYSPSVREIAGGLGLSSTASVKKMLDRLEERGFIRRGGSGTARGIELLRGRSFPVLGRIQAGVPVTAEENIEGYISLKDKAHRDCFFLKVEGESMKDKGILDGDFALIRPVPVVNSGKIGVFRLNGEVTLKTFRKGPEGVFLLPANEDFEPIPVGEYDEFETVGSLVMVVRLVEGSYDPEP, from the coding sequence ATGGGCGAGCCCACAGAGAAGCAGAAGCGTTTTTTGGATTACATTGAGAATTTCAGCGACACGTACGGTTATTCTCCTTCTGTTCGTGAGATCGCCGGCGGTTTAGGTCTTTCGTCCACGGCCAGCGTCAAGAAGATGCTGGATCGTTTGGAGGAGCGTGGTTTTATCCGCAGGGGGGGCAGTGGAACTGCGAGGGGCATAGAGCTTTTACGGGGTCGTTCTTTTCCTGTTTTGGGGCGTATCCAGGCTGGTGTTCCTGTAACTGCGGAGGAGAACATTGAGGGCTATATATCCCTTAAGGACAAGGCTCATCGTGACTGTTTTTTCTTGAAGGTAGAGGGTGAGAGTATGAAGGACAAGGGGATTTTGGATGGTGATTTCGCTCTTATCCGCCCTGTTCCTGTGGTGAACAGCGGGAAGATAGGTGTATTTCGTCTGAACGGCGAAGTAACCTTGAAAACCTTCCGCAAGGGTCCCGAGGGTGTGTTTCTTCTTCCTGCCAATGAGGATTTCGAGCCTATACCTGTGGGGGAGTATGATGAGTTTGAGACAGTGGGTTCTTTGGTTATGGTAGTCCGGTTGGTGGAGGGTAGCTATGATCCTGAACCTTAA
- the dinB gene encoding DNA polymerase IV, with translation MILCMDMDAFFASVEQASNPKLRGKPIAVIGSKERTVVVTSSYEAREYGVKTGMTKYEALKACPWLEVVVGRTRKYTYVSKEIYNFLKTITPDVEAYSIDEAFLDLTGTGYSPEDAAYMIKSFVKRSFDITCSVGSGPNKFVAKMATGVNKPDGFYHVPEDDVLDFVDGFRLKDFWGIGRRLSKRFANMGIFTPGDLRELGEERLVEMFGINGTRLFRLAHGEYPKGIDDDDPPAKSIGHSMTLPRDIRSREAASDYILQLSEMVSSRARKNKYSGRTISVAVRYTDMSTHRQMHMIPFFTSATHHIFETAMEVFDEIWNGEPIRLLGVSLSKLVTNCVTLQNVSDEGRNWADIYDAMDSINEKFGSQTLSFGSMLNCTRRGAGVISPAWRPEGMRDVSYNESY, from the coding sequence ATGATACTCTGTATGGATATGGATGCTTTTTTTGCATCGGTGGAGCAGGCATCGAACCCGAAGCTCAGGGGGAAGCCGATTGCTGTTATCGGTTCGAAGGAGCGCACTGTTGTGGTCACTTCCTCGTATGAGGCGAGGGAGTACGGCGTTAAAACGGGAATGACGAAGTATGAGGCGCTGAAGGCCTGCCCATGGCTTGAGGTTGTTGTGGGTCGGACGAGGAAATACACGTATGTCAGCAAGGAGATATATAACTTCCTCAAGACGATAACCCCCGATGTTGAGGCATATTCCATCGACGAGGCTTTTCTGGATCTTACCGGAACGGGCTATTCGCCGGAGGATGCGGCCTATATGATAAAGAGCTTTGTTAAGAGGAGCTTTGATATAACCTGTTCCGTTGGTTCGGGTCCTAACAAGTTTGTGGCAAAGATGGCCACTGGCGTTAATAAGCCGGATGGTTTCTATCATGTGCCGGAGGATGATGTGCTGGACTTTGTGGACGGGTTCAGGCTAAAGGATTTCTGGGGGATAGGTCGCAGGTTGTCGAAAAGGTTTGCCAATATGGGTATATTTACTCCCGGGGATCTTCGTGAGCTGGGTGAGGAGCGTCTTGTGGAGATGTTCGGCATAAACGGCACACGCCTTTTCCGTCTTGCCCATGGTGAATATCCCAAGGGTATAGACGATGATGATCCGCCGGCGAAATCCATAGGGCACAGCATGACCCTGCCGAGGGATATACGGAGCCGTGAGGCGGCTTCTGACTATATACTCCAGCTTTCGGAGATGGTTTCATCCCGTGCGAGGAAAAACAAATATTCCGGCCGGACGATAAGCGTTGCAGTGCGTTATACGGATATGAGCACGCACAGGCAGATGCACATGATCCCTTTCTTTACGTCTGCCACGCATCATATCTTTGAGACGGCGATGGAGGTCTTTGATGAGATATGGAACGGCGAGCCGATAAGGCTTTTGGGTGTTTCATTGTCTAAGCTGGTGACGAACTGCGTAACGCTCCAGAACGTTTCTGACGAGGGGCGGAACTGGGCGGATATCTATGATGCGATGGACAGCATAAACGAGAAGTTCGGCTCCCAGACGTTATCTTTTGGCTCGATGCTTAACTGCACCCGCCGTGGTGCGGGGGTTATATCTCCCGCATGGCGCCCCGAGGGTATGCGGGATGTGAGCTATAACGAGAGTTATTGA
- a CDS encoding AAA family ATPase: MKIESIILKNFKAFKDAKMEHIPRLCVVVGANGSGKSTIFSVFAFLREAMNGNVNTALSKLGGSKGIKEVRSRGTKDPIVIELKFRDKSDGPLTTYFLQINEKNGKAFVEREILKYRRGSGGQPWHFLDFSNGSGRAVTNELESVNDVNDLEREEQSLKSPDILAIKGLAQFERFPAVVALGNLIENWHVSDFHINRARTEQDAGYAEQLSREGENLSLVIEYLYNHHKNIFDKILDLLKKRVPGISNVESKTSEEGRVLLKFQDGSFEDPFLARYVSDGTIKMLAYLTLLYDPNPHPLLCVEEPENQLYPKLLMELAEEFRAYSARGGQVFVSTHSPDFLNAAELEEVFWLEKRDGYTTIKRAKEDEQVSAYMNDGDKMGYLWKQGFFGGADPL, translated from the coding sequence ATGAAGATTGAGTCAATAATCTTGAAAAACTTCAAAGCATTTAAAGACGCTAAAATGGAGCATATTCCCAGATTATGTGTTGTAGTTGGAGCTAACGGAAGCGGAAAAAGCACAATATTCAGTGTATTCGCATTTCTGAGAGAGGCTATGAACGGCAATGTTAATACAGCACTTTCAAAGCTTGGAGGAAGTAAAGGGATTAAAGAAGTTAGAAGTAGAGGAACAAAAGATCCTATTGTTATAGAATTGAAATTCCGTGATAAATCAGATGGGCCGCTAACAACATATTTTCTTCAAATTAATGAGAAAAATGGTAAAGCATTTGTAGAGAGAGAAATATTAAAGTATAGAAGAGGGAGTGGTGGGCAGCCATGGCATTTTCTAGACTTTTCAAATGGTTCAGGGCGAGCTGTAACGAATGAACTTGAATCAGTTAATGATGTCAATGATTTAGAAAGAGAAGAGCAGTCACTTAAATCGCCTGACATTCTTGCAATAAAAGGGTTAGCACAATTTGAAAGGTTTCCAGCAGTTGTTGCGCTTGGTAACTTGATTGAGAATTGGCATGTGTCAGATTTCCATATAAACCGTGCAAGAACCGAGCAGGATGCGGGATACGCAGAGCAATTATCCAGAGAGGGTGAAAACCTTTCACTTGTAATTGAGTACTTGTATAATCATCATAAGAATATTTTTGATAAAATTCTTGATTTATTAAAGAAAAGAGTGCCAGGAATAAGCAATGTGGAATCGAAGACCAGTGAAGAAGGGAGGGTACTTTTAAAGTTTCAAGACGGATCATTTGAGGATCCTTTTTTGGCAAGATATGTTTCTGATGGAACGATTAAAATGTTAGCATATCTAACTCTACTTTATGACCCTAATCCTCATCCATTACTTTGTGTTGAAGAACCAGAAAATCAATTATACCCCAAACTTTTAATGGAGCTTGCTGAAGAATTTAGAGCATATTCAGCTAGAGGTGGTCAAGTATTTGTATCTACCCATTCACCAGACTTTCTTAATGCTGCTGAGTTAGAAGAAGTTTTTTGGCTTGAAAAAAGGGATGGCTATACAACTATAAAGAGAGCGAAAGAAGACGAGCAAGTGAGTGCTTATATGAATGATGGTGACAAAATGGGTTACTTGTGGAAGCAGGGCTTTTTCGGAGGGGCAGACCCTTTATGA
- a CDS encoding DUF4276 family protein encodes MKTLACFVEEQSAEEMLSCIIKKLFTEKVDPKIIVFEGKGDFDKNIEGKLKNWKKPDTLFLLFRDKDHDDCVELKSKYLQYLEKYNLDSCSIVRIACRELESFYLGDLEAVEKGLSINGLSKLQAKSSYRNPDIIEKPSVILKRITNQSYQKIQGSREISRFLKLDGSNRSKSFNVLIEGLDRLINS; translated from the coding sequence ATGAAAACTTTAGCATGCTTTGTTGAAGAGCAGTCTGCAGAAGAGATGCTTTCATGTATTATTAAGAAATTGTTCACTGAAAAAGTAGATCCTAAGATTATTGTGTTTGAAGGAAAAGGTGACTTTGATAAAAATATTGAGGGAAAACTAAAGAATTGGAAAAAACCTGACACCCTGTTTTTATTGTTTCGAGATAAAGATCATGATGACTGTGTTGAGCTAAAGTCAAAGTACTTACAGTATCTTGAAAAGTATAATCTTGATAGTTGTTCAATTGTAAGAATTGCGTGTAGAGAGCTTGAGTCTTTCTATTTGGGAGATCTTGAAGCTGTTGAAAAAGGACTGTCAATAAATGGTTTATCAAAGTTACAGGCAAAAAGCAGTTACAGGAATCCTGATATTATAGAAAAACCAAGTGTTATATTGAAAAGAATAACAAATCAATCCTATCAAAAAATACAAGGCTCACGTGAAATTAGTAGATTTTTAAAACTTGACGGTTCAAATAGGTCAAAAAGCTTTAATGTACTTATAGAGGGTCTTGACAGGTTGATTAATAGTTAG
- a CDS encoding sensor histidine kinase: MKSFVNVFLIIFLPIALILLLTFHFSSNSAMESAERQLLMEMQSKWNILATKQFDSKFDRYTVAHIQEISKNTQLRITFISNGGDVLYDSRTGKNGSYINPLSQPEIEGAEDGDFAYDIREIPGSHKKTFYLAKRYSDEMYLRIAYPMTYLEALQSETLAQNVRIFLFAFIIVAGITLFMARRVSVPMSKLSYIADCVEAGEKDIDFPVFKDKTMSKVAAIFARLYNSMEKEQTLLENERSKLNHIFSILDEGIILLDLNNSIKHYNTQVEHQLGCVLEIDKNILSVVNDFDVINFISEVINIKEDTRLQTTFRKSTYEVFIKILEDEKLIVLYNIDERNKYETFKAELIGNITHELKTPLSMIMGYAETLRNNVDIDKKNLEKFLGVIHGNSKRLNNLINDILELHRLEQTGDHILSEPMDVKAVFEELEERYSHYTVKTVFTTTVEEIGIIREHFITVATNLADNAHKYSSSETIEVSVERIGDEVELRVIDEGPAIPPEEKTRIFERFYTVNKSKNRNQTGTGLGLSIVKHIATIYGGSVTLASNSKGGNTFLVTLFEREVAQIEEE; encoded by the coding sequence ATGAAATCGTTTGTTAACGTATTTCTTATCATATTTTTGCCCATTGCGCTGATACTCCTGCTAACCTTCCATTTCTCCAGCAATTCAGCTATGGAGAGTGCGGAGAGACAGCTGCTGATGGAGATGCAGAGTAAATGGAATATACTTGCCACAAAGCAGTTCGATTCGAAGTTCGACCGCTACACAGTGGCGCACATTCAGGAGATCAGCAAGAATACCCAGCTTCGCATAACCTTTATAAGTAACGGTGGAGACGTCCTATACGACTCCCGTACAGGTAAAAACGGCTCATACATTAACCCCTTATCACAGCCGGAGATAGAGGGCGCCGAAGATGGGGATTTCGCCTACGACATACGTGAGATTCCCGGCAGTCACAAGAAAACATTCTATCTGGCAAAGCGGTATAGTGACGAAATGTACCTGCGCATCGCCTACCCCATGACATATCTCGAAGCCCTGCAGTCAGAAACCCTCGCCCAGAATGTGCGTATATTCCTGTTTGCATTCATTATTGTGGCCGGAATAACCCTCTTTATGGCGAGGCGTGTCTCCGTTCCCATGAGCAAGCTGAGCTACATTGCGGACTGCGTTGAGGCTGGCGAGAAGGATATCGACTTTCCCGTTTTCAAAGACAAAACCATGTCCAAGGTAGCTGCGATTTTTGCAAGGCTCTACAACTCCATGGAGAAAGAGCAGACCCTCCTTGAGAATGAGCGTTCCAAGCTGAACCACATCTTCTCCATACTGGACGAGGGGATCATCCTTCTGGATCTGAACAACAGCATAAAGCACTATAACACTCAGGTGGAGCATCAGCTGGGGTGTGTACTTGAGATAGACAAAAACATTCTAAGCGTTGTTAACGACTTCGATGTTATCAACTTCATCAGCGAGGTGATAAACATCAAGGAGGATACGAGGCTTCAGACCACCTTTCGCAAGTCCACCTATGAGGTTTTCATAAAGATCCTTGAGGACGAAAAGCTCATTGTTCTCTATAATATAGACGAGCGTAACAAGTATGAAACATTCAAGGCGGAGCTCATCGGCAACATAACCCACGAGCTCAAGACACCCCTCTCCATGATTATGGGATACGCCGAAACGCTCCGGAATAATGTAGATATAGACAAGAAGAATCTTGAGAAGTTTCTCGGGGTTATCCACGGCAACTCAAAGAGGCTGAACAACCTTATCAATGATATTTTGGAGCTCCACAGGCTTGAGCAGACGGGTGATCATATCCTCTCCGAGCCGATGGATGTAAAAGCTGTTTTCGAGGAGCTGGAGGAGCGTTACAGCCATTACACAGTAAAAACGGTTTTCACCACCACAGTGGAGGAGATCGGCATAATCCGTGAACATTTTATAACCGTTGCCACGAACCTTGCGGACAATGCGCACAAGTATTCTAGCAGTGAAACCATTGAGGTAAGCGTTGAGCGGATCGGTGACGAGGTTGAGCTGAGGGTTATAGATGAGGGCCCCGCCATCCCGCCGGAAGAGAAAACACGCATATTCGAAAGGTTTTACACGGTCAACAAATCCAAAAACCGCAATCAGACAGGAACGGGGCTCGGTCTGAGCATAGTTAAACACATAGCAACTATCTACGGCGGCTCCGTAACCCTCGCCTCCAACTCCAAGGGGGGCAACACCTTCCTTGTGACACTTTTCGAAAGGGAGGTCGCACAAATCGAGGAGGAGTAG
- a CDS encoding response regulator transcription factor: MIKILVIEDHEEMSDLIKFNMEQKNYEVICSADANDGLIHMENSNPEVILLDLMLPGLKGMDFLGIVRNNQKYAHIPIIIISAKNTENDIIKGLESGADDYLTKPFSMNILAAKIKAILRRSPAIENKVISEAGIIIDTVNYTVRVDDEEITLTNKEYELLVTFLRNPKRVFTRNQLLNAVWGYDSDVYSRTVDTHISSLRKKLGDKGKIIKSVPKIGYRADT; this comes from the coding sequence ATGATAAAAATACTTGTTATCGAAGACCATGAGGAAATGAGCGACCTGATCAAGTTCAACATGGAGCAGAAAAACTATGAGGTAATCTGCTCCGCCGATGCAAACGACGGGCTTATCCATATGGAAAACTCGAACCCGGAGGTTATCCTTCTGGACCTTATGCTTCCCGGGCTTAAGGGTATGGATTTTCTTGGGATTGTCCGCAACAATCAAAAGTATGCCCACATACCGATAATCATCATCTCCGCAAAGAATACGGAGAACGATATTATCAAGGGTCTTGAGTCGGGTGCGGATGACTATCTGACCAAGCCCTTCAGCATGAATATTCTGGCGGCAAAGATCAAGGCTATACTCCGCAGAAGCCCCGCCATTGAAAACAAGGTTATCTCCGAGGCGGGTATCATCATAGACACCGTAAACTACACCGTTCGGGTGGATGATGAGGAGATTACGCTCACAAATAAGGAATACGAGCTCCTTGTAACCTTTCTCCGCAACCCGAAGAGGGTTTTCACGAGGAACCAGCTCCTCAATGCTGTCTGGGGTTATGACTCCGATGTGTATTCCAGAACGGTGGATACCCACATTTCCTCCCTGCGCAAGAAGCTGGGGGATAAGGGGAAGATAATAAAATCCGTTCCGAAGATAGGGTACCGCGCTGATACATGA